A single region of the Erythrobacter sp. genome encodes:
- a CDS encoding ABC transporter ATP-binding protein has protein sequence MPAEPAIRIENLVKRYAPPKGVKGAKSAEEAEGKLALGGVSFDVPEGSIFGLLGPNGAGKSTLINILAGLVNKTSGQAEIWGFDIDEHRRNASRSIGIVPQEIVFDPFFTPFEVLENQGGFYGIPKARRRSMELLEAVRLADKRNAYARTLSGGMKRRLLVAKAMVHSPPILVLDEPTAGVDVELRRQLWELVVELNREGVTVVLTTHYLEEAEELCDRIAIINHGKLIANKPTRELVEMAREKVVAVTVAGDLADAPSHEAFARAELTGERSVEITYDKDRLSAGQVLAILQEQGLRIEDVTTREADLEDVFVQLTGAG, from the coding sequence ATGCCCGCAGAGCCCGCCATCCGCATCGAGAACCTCGTCAAGCGCTATGCTCCGCCCAAGGGCGTGAAAGGCGCGAAAAGCGCCGAGGAGGCCGAGGGCAAGCTCGCGCTCGGCGGGGTCAGTTTCGACGTGCCCGAAGGCTCGATTTTCGGCCTGCTGGGGCCGAACGGTGCGGGCAAGTCGACGCTGATCAACATTCTCGCGGGGCTGGTCAACAAGACTTCGGGACAGGCCGAAATCTGGGGCTTCGACATCGACGAACATCGCCGCAACGCCAGCCGGTCGATCGGAATCGTGCCGCAGGAGATCGTGTTCGATCCCTTTTTCACGCCGTTCGAGGTGCTGGAAAACCAGGGCGGCTTCTACGGCATTCCCAAGGCGCGCCGCCGCAGCATGGAACTGCTCGAGGCGGTCCGCCTCGCCGACAAGCGCAACGCTTATGCCCGCACGCTGTCCGGCGGCATGAAGCGGCGGCTGCTGGTGGCCAAGGCGATGGTGCACTCGCCGCCGATCCTCGTCCTCGACGAACCGACCGCCGGGGTCGATGTCGAACTGCGGCGGCAGTTGTGGGAGCTGGTCGTCGAGCTGAACCGCGAAGGCGTGACCGTCGTGCTGACGACGCACTACCTCGAGGAAGCCGAGGAATTGTGCGACCGCATCGCGATCATCAATCATGGGAAGTTGATCGCGAACAAGCCGACCCGCGAGCTCGTCGAGATGGCGCGCGAGAAGGTGGTCGCGGTGACGGTGGCGGGCGACCTTGCCGACGCGCCCTCGCACGAAGCTTTCGCCCGCGCCGAGCTGACCGGCGAACGTTCGGTCGAGATCACCTACGACAAGGACCGGCTCAGCGCAGGCCAGGTGCTCGCCATCCTGCAGGAGCAGGGCCTCAGGATCGAGGACGTGACCACCCGCGAGGCCGATCTCGAGGATGTCTTCGTCCAGCTGACCGGGGCGGGTTGA
- the guaA gene encoding glutamine-hydrolyzing GMP synthase codes for MQPHADHSPPDSILIVDFGSQVTQLIARRVREAGVYSEIAPFTQAEEAFERLSPKGIILSGSPASVPDEGSPRAPQAFFEAGVPILGICYGQQVMTKQLGGEVRPGHETGEGGEFGRAFLTVTKECALFDGLWAEGERHQVWMSHGDKVTEFAPGFEIVATSDGAPFAVIADEERKFYGTQFHPEVVHTPDGGRLLANFVRHVCGLAGDWTMAEFRKTKIEEIRAQVGDGKVICGLSGGVDSAVAAVLIHEAIGDQLTCVFVDHGLMRMNEAEQVVSLFRDSYNIPLVAVDAEETFLAGLSGVTDPEAKRKFIGKAFIDLFEAEATKIGGADFLAQGTLYPDVIESVSFTGGPSVTIKSHHNVGGLPERMNMKLVEPLRELFKDEVRDLGRELGLPEAFVGRHPFPGPGLAIRIPGEVTKERCDILRKADAIYLEEIRNAGLYDAIWQAFAVLLPVKTVGVMGDGRTYDSVCGLRAVTSTDGMTADVYPFDAGFLTQVATRIVNEVKGINRVVYDITSKPPGTIEWE; via the coding sequence ATGCAGCCACACGCCGACCACTCGCCCCCGGATTCGATCCTCATCGTCGATTTCGGCAGCCAGGTGACCCAGCTCATCGCGCGCCGCGTGCGCGAGGCGGGGGTCTATTCCGAAATCGCGCCCTTCACCCAGGCGGAGGAAGCCTTCGAGCGCCTGAGCCCGAAGGGCATCATCCTGTCGGGCTCCCCGGCGAGCGTGCCCGACGAAGGCAGCCCGCGCGCCCCACAGGCATTCTTCGAGGCGGGCGTGCCGATCCTCGGCATCTGCTACGGCCAGCAGGTGATGACGAAACAGCTCGGCGGCGAGGTGCGGCCCGGGCACGAAACCGGCGAAGGCGGCGAATTCGGCCGCGCTTTCCTTACCGTGACCAAGGAATGCGCCCTGTTCGACGGGCTATGGGCCGAAGGCGAGCGCCACCAGGTCTGGATGAGCCACGGCGACAAGGTGACCGAGTTCGCCCCCGGCTTCGAGATCGTCGCCACCAGCGACGGCGCGCCCTTTGCCGTGATCGCGGACGAGGAACGCAAGTTCTACGGCACCCAGTTCCACCCGGAGGTTGTCCACACGCCCGATGGGGGCAGGCTCCTCGCCAATTTCGTGCGCCATGTCTGCGGCCTTGCGGGCGACTGGACCATGGCCGAATTCCGCAAGACCAAGATCGAGGAAATTCGGGCACAGGTGGGCGACGGCAAGGTCATCTGCGGGCTGTCGGGCGGCGTCGATTCGGCGGTCGCGGCGGTCCTCATCCACGAGGCGATCGGCGACCAATTGACCTGCGTCTTCGTCGACCACGGCCTCATGCGGATGAACGAGGCCGAACAGGTCGTCAGCCTGTTCCGCGATTCCTACAACATCCCGCTCGTTGCGGTGGATGCGGAGGAGACCTTCCTTGCGGGCCTTTCCGGTGTCACCGACCCCGAGGCCAAGCGCAAGTTCATCGGCAAGGCTTTCATCGACCTGTTCGAGGCCGAGGCGACAAAGATCGGCGGGGCGGATTTCCTCGCGCAGGGGACGCTCTACCCCGACGTGATCGAGAGCGTCAGCTTCACCGGCGGGCCGAGCGTCACGATCAAGAGCCACCACAATGTCGGCGGCCTGCCCGAACGCATGAACATGAAGCTGGTCGAGCCCTTGCGCGAACTCTTCAAGGACGAGGTCCGCGACCTGGGCCGCGAACTCGGCCTGCCCGAAGCCTTCGTCGGTCGCCATCCCTTCCCCGGCCCGGGCCTTGCCATCCGCATTCCGGGCGAAGTCACCAAGGAACGCTGCGACATATTGCGCAAGGCCGACGCGATCTATCTGGAGGAAATCCGCAATGCCGGGCTGTATGACGCGATCTGGCAGGCATTCGCTGTGCTGCTCCCGGTCAAGACCGTCGGCGTCATGGGCGATGGGCGAACCTATGACAGCGTGTGCGGGTTGCGCGCGGTGACGAGCACCGACGGGATGACGGCGGACGTCTATCCCTTCGACGCGGGCTTCCTGACGCAGGTCGCGACGCGTATCGTGAACGAGGTCAAGGGCATCAACCGCGTGGTCTACGACATAACCTCGAAACCGCCGGGCACTATCGAGTGGGAATGA
- a CDS encoding DUF4402 domain-containing protein yields MIDFPVSARRALAALCAVLAAMIAAPASAQDAAGSSDARTLVLTPLSFVKDTDLDFGQVVASDTAGTVTMDTAGNLSVTGGVTAAGGNPIPARFWGYGTFNQTLLINVDRNNYILTREGGTETMRLDRLSIGSVPPIRIRTRPTRFRIANPDGFFAFTIVGRLRVGANQPTGVYRGEFVVSLEYE; encoded by the coding sequence ATGATCGATTTTCCCGTTTCCGCGCGCCGCGCGCTCGCGGCGCTGTGCGCCGTGCTCGCCGCGATGATCGCAGCGCCCGCCAGCGCGCAGGACGCCGCCGGGTCGAGCGATGCGCGCACGCTCGTCCTGACTCCGCTTTCCTTCGTCAAGGACACCGACCTCGATTTCGGCCAGGTCGTCGCGAGCGACACGGCGGGCACGGTGACGATGGACACCGCCGGGAACCTGTCGGTGACAGGCGGAGTCACGGCTGCGGGAGGCAACCCGATCCCGGCGCGGTTCTGGGGCTACGGCACGTTCAACCAGACGCTGCTCATCAATGTCGACCGCAACAACTACATCCTGACCCGCGAGGGCGGGACGGAAACCATGCGGCTCGATCGCCTGTCGATCGGCAGCGTGCCGCCGATCCGCATCCGCACCCGTCCGACCCGCTTCCGCATCGCCAATCCCGACGGCTTCTTCGCCTTCACCATAGTCGGGCGGCTCAGGGTCGGGGCGAACCAGCCGACCGGCGTCTATCGCGGGGAATTCGTCGTCTCGCTCGAATACGAGTAA
- a CDS encoding zinc-finger domain-containing protein, giving the protein MNTPPPEVLLVETRRVSCDGSSGIRGGAGYRPAALGHPRIYLEIDEHGYVDCGYCDRRFVLKGGPADGADQAALKDISEGGDPGHR; this is encoded by the coding sequence ATGAACACGCCCCCTCCCGAAGTCCTGCTGGTCGAAACGCGCCGTGTGAGCTGCGACGGGTCGAGCGGCATTCGCGGCGGTGCCGGATACCGCCCCGCCGCGCTCGGCCACCCGCGCATCTATCTCGAAATCGACGAACACGGCTATGTCGATTGCGGCTATTGCGATCGTCGCTTCGTGCTGAAGGGCGGCCCCGCGGATGGTGCGGACCAGGCCGCGCTCAAGGACATCAGCGAAGGCGGCGACCCCGGCCACCGCTGA
- a CDS encoding YrhK family protein has product MGSLVRIIVKDYGWIHRGLGLAGNFAFVVGSVLFLPRFEPWKVTGVWLFIGGSALMFVGALGQFLVNRYERKHDRR; this is encoded by the coding sequence ATGGGCAGCCTCGTCAGGATAATCGTCAAGGATTACGGCTGGATCCACCGCGGGCTGGGGCTGGCGGGGAACTTCGCCTTCGTCGTCGGCAGCGTGCTGTTCCTGCCGCGCTTCGAGCCGTGGAAGGTGACGGGCGTGTGGCTGTTCATCGGCGGATCGGCGCTGATGTTCGTCGGCGCTCTCGGCCAGTTCCTCGTCAACCGTTACGAGCGCAAGCATGATCGGCGATAG
- a CDS encoding class I adenylate-forming enzyme family protein yields MERDIIAARLAEDFGAFPDILMEWSRIQSDAIALVDDKRDIAWAELVGLVERLAARLVETGLERGQSVAILGTSTVEYALVFLAAVRAGGVAAPLTTSASPEQLEGMAKDSGARHLFIDAGKAAELGPDFMAGMIRVPLEEIEQWMAPPGSRAPAFEPAPGDPFNIIYSSGTTGIPKGIVHSHQMRWRQFAATAVSYLGAGLEVRSLASTPLYSNTTMVAFLPVLLAGGTVRIMGKFDPARWLERAQGDRTTITMLVPVQYQRLMDFERFDEYDLSALALKYCTSAPFPPELKREVLARMPGGLIEIYSMTEGGVVCLLAAHEFPDKLHTVGRPAPGSELKVLDDEDREVPPGTPGNLVGRSQTMMLGYKNRPDKTSEAQWTDPETGEVWMRMGDIGRVDEDGFVELVGRAKDMIISGGFNIYPSDLEAELLKEEDVLEAAVVGAASRRWGESPVGFIRLAGGAREPEAIRAAVNARVGKTQRLAVLHAIEEMPRSHIGKLLKTELRETAERLGGVE; encoded by the coding sequence ATGGAGAGAGACATCATCGCAGCCCGCCTCGCCGAAGACTTCGGCGCGTTTCCCGATATCCTGATGGAGTGGTCGCGCATCCAGTCCGATGCGATCGCACTGGTCGACGACAAGCGCGACATCGCCTGGGCGGAGCTGGTCGGGCTGGTCGAGCGGCTCGCCGCGCGGCTGGTCGAAACCGGGCTCGAGCGTGGGCAGTCGGTCGCGATCCTCGGCACGAGCACGGTGGAATACGCGCTCGTCTTCCTCGCCGCGGTGCGCGCCGGCGGCGTCGCCGCGCCGCTCACCACCAGCGCTTCGCCCGAACAGCTCGAAGGCATGGCGAAGGATTCGGGCGCGCGGCACCTCTTCATCGACGCAGGCAAGGCCGCCGAGCTCGGCCCCGATTTCATGGCCGGGATGATCCGTGTCCCGCTCGAGGAAATCGAGCAGTGGATGGCCCCGCCGGGCTCGCGCGCTCCGGCTTTCGAGCCTGCGCCGGGCGATCCGTTCAACATCATCTATTCGAGCGGGACGACGGGCATTCCCAAGGGGATCGTCCATTCGCACCAGATGCGCTGGCGGCAGTTCGCGGCGACCGCCGTGTCCTATCTCGGTGCGGGGCTGGAAGTGCGCTCGCTCGCCTCGACGCCGCTCTATTCGAACACCACGATGGTCGCCTTCCTCCCCGTCCTGCTCGCCGGGGGAACGGTGCGGATCATGGGCAAGTTCGATCCCGCGCGCTGGCTAGAGCGCGCGCAGGGCGACCGCACGACGATCACCATGCTCGTGCCCGTGCAATACCAGCGGCTGATGGATTTCGAGCGGTTCGATGAATACGACCTCTCCGCCCTCGCGCTCAAATACTGCACCTCCGCGCCCTTCCCGCCCGAATTGAAGCGCGAGGTGCTGGCGCGGATGCCGGGTGGGCTGATCGAGATCTATTCGATGACCGAGGGCGGTGTCGTGTGCCTGCTCGCGGCCCATGAATTTCCCGACAAGCTGCACACGGTCGGCCGTCCCGCGCCAGGGAGTGAGCTGAAAGTGCTCGATGACGAGGACCGCGAGGTGCCGCCGGGCACGCCGGGCAATCTCGTCGGGCGCTCGCAGACGATGATGCTCGGTTACAAGAACCGCCCGGACAAGACCTCCGAAGCGCAATGGACCGATCCCGAAACGGGCGAGGTGTGGATGCGCATGGGCGACATCGGACGGGTGGACGAAGACGGCTTCGTCGAACTGGTCGGGCGCGCCAAGGACATGATCATCTCGGGCGGGTTCAACATCTATCCCTCCGACCTCGAGGCGGAATTGCTGAAAGAAGAGGACGTGCTCGAAGCCGCCGTGGTCGGCGCGGCCTCGCGGCGATGGGGAGAAAGCCCGGTCGGCTTTATCCGCTTGGCAGGCGGCGCGCGCGAGCCGGAGGCAATCCGGGCGGCGGTTAACGCAAGGGTCGGCAAGACCCAACGGCTTGCCGTGCTCCACGCCATCGAGGAAATGCCGCGCAGCCATATCGGCAAGCTGCTCAAGACCGAGCTGCGCGAAACGGCGGAGCGGCTCGGCGGGGTCGAATAG
- a CDS encoding PIG-L family deacetylase — protein MGKAMVAAAAALAMGASALTGWARAQDIPSGPELPEFDEPPSILAILAHPDDEITIAPALAIAARSGGEVALVFATSGDAGPGSSGLEPGEALAALREDEARCSASALGLEQPQFWRLGDGTLAPLARMPDSPARTLAARVAEAVERYEPDVVMTWGPEGGYGHSDHRMVSAVVTQVLAGMGDGRPDLLYSAIPADPAIAAPPGFEDWARTDPALITDRIGYERVDLEAAGEALGCYESQFPQEARAALIPMLHGMVWRGKVHFRLAFAHEF, from the coding sequence ATGGGCAAGGCGATGGTCGCGGCGGCGGCGGCATTGGCGATGGGAGCGTCGGCGTTGACCGGCTGGGCACGCGCGCAGGATATTCCGTCCGGCCCGGAATTGCCCGAATTCGACGAGCCGCCCTCCATCCTGGCGATCCTCGCCCATCCCGACGACGAGATCACCATCGCCCCCGCGCTCGCCATCGCCGCGCGCAGCGGGGGCGAGGTCGCGCTGGTCTTCGCCACCAGCGGCGATGCCGGGCCGGGGTCGAGCGGGCTCGAGCCGGGCGAGGCGCTGGCCGCACTGCGCGAAGACGAAGCGCGCTGCTCGGCCTCCGCGCTGGGGCTGGAGCAGCCGCAGTTCTGGCGGCTCGGCGACGGGACGCTCGCCCCGCTTGCGCGGATGCCGGACAGCCCGGCGCGCACACTCGCCGCGCGGGTTGCCGAGGCGGTCGAGCGTTACGAGCCCGACGTGGTCATGACCTGGGGGCCGGAAGGCGGCTACGGCCATTCCGATCACCGCATGGTGAGCGCCGTGGTGACGCAGGTGCTTGCCGGGATGGGGGACGGGCGGCCCGACCTGCTCTATTCGGCGATCCCCGCCGACCCCGCCATTGCCGCACCGCCCGGCTTCGAGGACTGGGCGCGGACCGATCCTGCGCTCATCACCGACCGGATCGGCTACGAGAGGGTCGATCTCGAAGCGGCGGGCGAAGCGCTGGGCTGCTACGAAAGCCAGTTCCCACAAGAAGCACGCGCCGCGCTCATCCCCATGCTGCATGGGATGGTCTGGCGCGGGAAAGTCCATTTCCGCCTCGCCTTCGCGCACGAGTTCTAA
- a CDS encoding UrcA family protein produces the protein MRLALPLIALAALATPAVAAPQGTNETVTVRISFDDLDLAKADDRAVLEQRVDAQLRRACTLPSRPAYVVGPLVDEKCVAEARTAALAEVERVAAAQARRGREVAAN, from the coding sequence ATGCGTCTTGCTCTTCCCCTGATCGCTCTCGCCGCCCTTGCCACCCCGGCCGTCGCCGCGCCGCAGGGCACGAACGAAACCGTCACCGTGCGCATCTCCTTCGACGATCTCGACCTCGCCAAGGCCGATGATCGCGCCGTGCTCGAACAGCGCGTCGACGCCCAGCTGCGCCGCGCCTGCACGCTGCCTTCGCGCCCGGCCTATGTCGTCGGCCCGCTGGTCGATGAAAAGTGCGTCGCCGAAGCGCGCACCGCCGCTCTCGCCGAAGTCGAGCGCGTCGCCGCCGCGCAGGCCCGCCGCGGTCGCGAAGTCGCCGCCAACTGA
- a CDS encoding nitronate monooxygenase family protein, protein MKTAITEMFGIEHPIIQGGMHYVGFAEMAAAVSNAGGLGIITGLTQGTPEKLANEIARCKDMTDKPFGVNLTILPTLTPPDYPGLVKAVIDGGVPVVETAGRNPIELLGPLKDAGIKVIHKCTSVRHSLKAQEIGCDAVSVDGFECGGHPGEDDVPNFILLPRAADELEIPFVSSGGMADGRSLVASLAMGAQGMNMGTRFIATKEAPVHENVKRAIVEASELDTRLVMRPLRNTERVMTNEAVERLLEKEKELGDAITIQDILPEVAGVYPAIMMEGEMDKGAWSCGMVAGLINDIPTCKELIDRIMREADAILERMNAMSKATVAA, encoded by the coding sequence ATGAAGACCGCCATCACCGAAATGTTCGGCATCGAACATCCCATCATCCAGGGCGGGATGCATTATGTCGGGTTCGCCGAAATGGCGGCGGCGGTGTCCAATGCGGGCGGGCTCGGCATCATCACCGGGCTGACGCAGGGCACGCCCGAAAAGCTCGCCAACGAGATCGCGCGCTGCAAGGACATGACCGACAAGCCCTTCGGCGTGAACCTCACCATCCTGCCGACCCTGACCCCGCCCGACTATCCCGGGCTGGTCAAGGCGGTGATCGACGGCGGCGTGCCGGTGGTTGAGACGGCGGGACGCAACCCGATCGAACTGCTCGGCCCGCTGAAGGATGCGGGGATCAAGGTGATCCACAAGTGCACCAGCGTGCGCCACAGTCTCAAGGCGCAGGAGATCGGCTGCGACGCGGTGAGCGTCGATGGCTTCGAATGCGGCGGCCACCCGGGCGAGGACGACGTGCCGAACTTCATCCTCCTGCCGCGCGCGGCCGATGAACTGGAAATTCCCTTCGTCTCATCCGGCGGCATGGCCGACGGGCGCAGCCTGGTGGCCTCCCTCGCCATGGGCGCGCAGGGCATGAACATGGGAACGCGCTTCATCGCGACGAAGGAGGCGCCCGTGCACGAGAACGTGAAGCGCGCCATCGTCGAGGCGAGCGAACTCGACACCCGCCTCGTCATGCGCCCGCTGCGCAACACAGAGCGCGTGATGACGAACGAGGCGGTCGAGCGCCTGCTCGAAAAGGAAAAGGAACTCGGCGACGCGATCACGATCCAGGACATCCTGCCCGAAGTCGCCGGGGTCTACCCCGCGATCATGATGGAAGGCGAGATGGACAAGGGCGCGTGGAGCTGCGGCATGGTCGCCGGGCTCATCAACGACATCCCGACCTGCAAGGAGTTGATCGACCGCATCATGCGCGAAGCGGACGCAATCCTCGAGCGCATGAACGCGATGTCGAAAGCGACCGTCGCCGCCTGA
- the nth gene encoding endonuclease III, translating to MIGDSEVEEVYRRLAEAMPGRTRNAKGPKGQPDAFRSCISCILSAQSLDRNTAAATMALFALARRPEAMLALDDEAIAKAIKPCGLYNMKTKNIRKFCKALIEEHGGVVPDTREGLMSLPGIGRKCADIVMSFTFGADVIAVDTHVHRVSGRIGLTEAKTADKTAQQLEERSPDWAMRDGHFWLIQFGKKVCRARVPKCDICVVSDICETGPIGRETDS from the coding sequence ATGATCGGCGATAGCGAGGTCGAGGAGGTCTACCGCCGCCTCGCCGAGGCCATGCCGGGACGGACCCGGAACGCGAAGGGCCCGAAGGGCCAGCCCGACGCGTTTCGCTCGTGCATCTCCTGCATACTCTCGGCGCAATCGCTCGACCGCAACACGGCGGCTGCGACCATGGCGCTGTTCGCGCTTGCGAGAAGGCCGGAGGCCATGCTGGCGCTGGACGACGAAGCGATCGCTAAGGCGATAAAGCCCTGCGGCCTCTACAACATGAAGACGAAGAACATCCGCAAGTTCTGCAAGGCGCTGATCGAGGAGCATGGCGGCGTCGTGCCCGACACGCGCGAGGGGCTGATGAGCCTGCCCGGCATCGGGCGCAAATGCGCCGACATCGTGATGAGCTTCACTTTCGGCGCCGACGTGATCGCGGTCGACACGCACGTCCACCGGGTGTCGGGCCGGATCGGGCTGACCGAGGCGAAGACCGCCGATAAGACCGCGCAGCAGCTTGAAGAGCGCAGCCCCGACTGGGCGATGCGCGACGGGCATTTCTGGCTCATCCAGTTCGGCAAGAAAGTGTGCCGCGCGCGCGTGCCCAAGTGCGACATCTGCGTCGTCAGCGACATTTGCGAGACGGGACCAATCGGACGGGAGACGGATAGCTAG
- a CDS encoding YceI family protein: MNRIIRTAPVALAAPISLGLTACAGEPEAPAPANAGEWQVVPEASRLTYVSVKSGEVLETNRFTGLSGSVSEDGTATVTIDLASLETGVDIRNQRMRDLFFEISDYPTATVTAEIDPAAFADLAIGETMVQPLDATLSLKGVEGTIDTEVDVTRSGPDRVVAMSSEPVIVYADAFGLGENIEQLREIAGLPSITPAVPVTFSLVFERAK, from the coding sequence ATGAACCGCATCATTCGCACCGCACCTGTCGCGCTCGCCGCGCCAATCAGCTTGGGCCTCACCGCCTGCGCCGGCGAACCCGAAGCGCCCGCGCCCGCCAATGCGGGCGAATGGCAAGTCGTGCCCGAAGCCTCGCGGCTGACCTATGTCTCGGTCAAGTCGGGCGAGGTGCTCGAGACGAATCGCTTCACCGGCCTGTCGGGCTCGGTCAGCGAGGACGGGACAGCGACGGTGACGATCGACCTCGCCAGCCTCGAAACCGGCGTCGACATCCGCAACCAGCGGATGCGCGACCTCTTCTTCGAGATTTCGGACTATCCGACCGCGACCGTCACTGCCGAGATCGACCCGGCCGCCTTCGCCGACCTCGCGATTGGCGAGACCATGGTGCAGCCGCTCGATGCGACGCTTTCGCTGAAAGGCGTAGAGGGCACAATCGACACCGAGGTCGACGTCACCCGCAGCGGGCCCGACCGCGTCGTCGCCATGTCGAGCGAGCCGGTGATCGTCTATGCCGACGCCTTCGGTCTCGGCGAAAATATCGAGCAGCTGCGCGAAATCGCCGGGCTCCCCTCAATCACTCCGGCCGTTCCGGTGACCTTTTCCCTGGTGTTCGAGCGCGCCAAATAG
- the nth gene encoding endonuclease III — translation MELDLGPDPRTERLRRMQAALIARFGRIVRPPDKRRSPEWVLVHGVIGAQTKTAASNASTDGLIAEYGSWEAVAAAPVADLEARLHRQTFPSIAAERLKACLGAIIAARGAVDLRHLSNLPTDEAMAWLETLPGVARKNSAGVMNASTFERRAMVIDGHHRRIMQRTGIVPAKADTARTYDTLMPLVPSEWSAADMDEHHLLLKKLGQAVCRPRAPRCGECPVSGDCDTAARGA, via the coding sequence ATGGAGCTCGACCTCGGCCCCGACCCGCGCACCGAGCGCCTTCGCCGGATGCAGGCCGCTTTGATCGCGCGATTCGGGCGGATCGTCCGCCCGCCCGACAAGCGCCGCAGCCCCGAATGGGTGCTGGTCCACGGCGTGATCGGCGCGCAGACCAAGACCGCAGCATCGAACGCCTCCACCGACGGTCTGATCGCCGAATACGGCAGCTGGGAAGCGGTCGCCGCCGCGCCTGTCGCGGACCTCGAAGCGCGGCTCCACCGCCAGACCTTTCCGAGCATCGCCGCCGAAAGGCTCAAGGCGTGCCTCGGCGCGATCATCGCGGCGCGCGGCGCGGTGGACCTGCGCCACCTTTCCAATCTTCCGACCGACGAAGCGATGGCATGGCTCGAGACGCTCCCCGGCGTCGCGCGCAAGAACAGCGCAGGGGTGATGAACGCGAGCACCTTCGAGCGGCGCGCCATGGTCATCGACGGGCATCACCGCCGCATCATGCAGCGCACGGGCATCGTGCCCGCGAAGGCCGACACCGCGCGGACCTACGACACGCTGATGCCGCTGGTTCCGAGCGAATGGTCCGCCGCCGACATGGACGAGCATCACCTGCTCCTGAAGAAGCTCGGCCAGGCGGTCTGCCGCCCGCGCGCGCCCCGCTGCGGCGAGTGCCCCGTCAGCGGGGATTGCGACACGGCGGCGAGGGGTGCATGA